A section of the Streptomyces sp. Je 1-369 genome encodes:
- a CDS encoding serine/threonine-protein kinase, which yields MKAGDVLDDGRFLVEESLDQGGMGSIWKATDTTTGRTVAVKVLRLDAYTHGRLSPGERARRNAEMLKRFEREGTILAELDHPAIPRLLHRGYWSEEPYLVMEYVDGPTLREFLDQHRPLPLAAACAIAVQIAEALAHAHSHGVVHRDLKPGNIVLSRADGRVSLLDFGIAYLTDPDATRYTALGETPGSAGYIAPEQLRGLREVTAAVDRYAFGCVLFELVTAQCPFEDKPDRNKNIQHLEDLPPRMRSINSGLPQELDDLVADLLSKIPGDRPVRIEEVWEALHGLLPSPGDPAPDPALEPDPTLHYRTAGGLHPVAAPRQPSVVPRLNRRRGSWLGRGEFAALQERAKDELEATDAGPVCARLERALAQAVEDWGIADLSVAKAHLTCADAALLGGRVQRAEFLYGQVAGAPARHAVPELRALMLEAEIGVVECRIPDGDALRAVEDWTRTVREVLELSDQAASLLARCREAGLGLVDWLRSDQIDAGQIGAVTELLSHLPESCLPD from the coding sequence GTGAAAGCCGGGGACGTCCTCGACGACGGGCGCTTCCTGGTCGAGGAGTCCCTCGACCAGGGTGGCATGGGCAGCATTTGGAAGGCCACGGACACCACGACCGGAAGGACGGTCGCGGTCAAGGTCCTCCGGCTGGACGCCTATACGCACGGGCGCCTCAGCCCCGGCGAGCGGGCACGGCGCAACGCCGAGATGCTCAAGCGCTTCGAACGCGAAGGCACGATCCTCGCCGAGCTCGATCACCCCGCGATCCCCCGGCTTCTGCACCGGGGCTACTGGAGCGAAGAGCCGTACCTCGTCATGGAGTACGTCGACGGGCCCACCCTGCGCGAGTTCCTCGACCAGCACCGGCCGCTCCCGCTGGCGGCTGCCTGCGCCATCGCCGTCCAGATCGCCGAAGCCCTCGCCCATGCCCACTCCCACGGAGTGGTCCACCGGGACCTCAAGCCGGGGAACATCGTCCTGAGCCGCGCCGACGGAAGGGTGAGCCTTCTCGACTTCGGCATCGCCTACCTCACGGACCCCGACGCGACGCGTTACACCGCACTCGGCGAGACACCGGGCAGCGCCGGATACATCGCGCCCGAGCAGTTGCGCGGCCTGCGGGAGGTGACCGCCGCGGTGGACCGCTACGCCTTCGGTTGCGTGCTGTTCGAACTGGTCACGGCGCAGTGCCCCTTCGAGGACAAGCCGGACCGCAACAAGAACATCCAGCACCTCGAAGACCTGCCACCCCGCATGCGCTCCATCAACTCCGGTCTGCCGCAGGAACTCGACGACCTCGTCGCGGACCTGCTGAGCAAGATCCCCGGCGACCGCCCTGTCCGCATCGAAGAGGTGTGGGAAGCGCTCCACGGCCTCCTGCCGTCCCCCGGTGACCCTGCTCCCGACCCGGCGCTCGAACCGGACCCGACGCTGCACTACCGCACGGCCGGAGGGCTGCACCCGGTCGCCGCGCCACGACAGCCCTCTGTGGTTCCCCGCCTGAACCGTCGGCGCGGCAGTTGGCTGGGGCGCGGGGAATTCGCCGCGCTCCAGGAAAGGGCCAAGGACGAATTGGAAGCCACCGACGCGGGACCGGTGTGCGCACGCCTGGAGCGTGCCCTGGCCCAGGCTGTGGAGGACTGGGGGATCGCGGATCTCTCGGTCGCAAAAGCCCATCTGACCTGCGCCGATGCCGCTCTCCTCGGCGGACGTGTCCAGCGTGCCGAGTTCTTGTACGGGCAGGTTGCGGGCGCCCCCGCCCGGCATGCGGTCCCCGAACTTCGGGCCCTCATGCTGGAAGCGGAGATCGGGGTGGTGGAATGCCGCATCCCGGATGGGGACGCTTTGCGAGCGGTGGAGGACTGGACCCGGACGGTACGAGAGGTGCTCGAACTGTCCGATCAGGCGGCCTCGCTCCTTGCCCGCTGCCGCGAAGCGGGCCTCGGACTGGTCGATTGGCTCAGGTCCGACCAGATCGACGCCGGCCAGATCGGCGCCGTCACGGAACTCCTCTCGCACCTGCCTGAGTCGTGCTTGCCCGACTGA
- a CDS encoding N-6 DNA methylase, with the protein MSQPRGPHASVSLADIARMVGVGRAAVSNWRRRHESFPAPLDGNDVSPQFSWAETEAWLRAEGKLRSPLSALDRLWPEFEAVGGRDSMGYLVAAVGERLSPQRGGDLAGLLPVIDTHQADLLDRAVKVADSEGPEATFDFLYQRWLQTHVRQVTVTPEPMAALLTDIVTTAHGRRVRTVLDPACGTGALLLASARSMSEGEGPQLFGQDRDPVLAALAAARLAMAGLPASVTVADTLRADAQAGVRADLVLCNPPSNERDWGHAELATDTRWTYGLPPRTEPELAWVQHALAALAPGGTAVLVLPPAVAARRAGRRMRAKLLQAGVLRAVIALPPGAAPPHGVGLHVWVLAVPGPENVSSDLLLVDAAHGLDAADMGKPGLDWARVRDCVLAALRGEHAAGSVAVAVIDLLDDEVDLTPARHIPRSDAASGLDLRHGWARFDRHLRELRDVAGGLSGLTPSNGEGAGTRATVAELERAEALKVLAGQSVPEHLVLRGERPEDAVPALTSVVLAKETGHWLPRAEAARGEADGTLTVTASQDVIVVGLARDFRVSVDDEAPSVLGPQLYALRVDPALLDPWFLAGCLGAPANVRQAGTHASTSSRVDVRRLQVPRLPLREQQKYGEVHRKAVSLEREARELSSAAGTLSRSLGDLIAEGRLSGM; encoded by the coding sequence ATGTCCCAGCCCCGAGGGCCGCACGCCTCAGTGAGCCTCGCGGACATCGCGCGGATGGTGGGGGTCGGCCGGGCGGCGGTCAGCAACTGGCGGAGGCGGCACGAGAGTTTCCCCGCCCCGTTGGACGGCAACGACGTCAGCCCCCAGTTCTCCTGGGCCGAGACCGAGGCGTGGCTACGGGCCGAGGGCAAGCTCAGGTCCCCGCTGAGCGCGCTCGACCGGTTGTGGCCGGAGTTCGAGGCGGTGGGAGGGCGCGACTCGATGGGGTATCTGGTGGCGGCGGTGGGTGAGCGTCTGAGCCCACAGCGCGGCGGAGATCTCGCCGGCCTGCTCCCCGTCATCGACACGCACCAGGCCGATCTTCTCGACCGCGCCGTGAAGGTGGCGGACTCCGAGGGTCCTGAAGCAACCTTCGACTTCCTCTACCAGCGTTGGCTGCAAACGCATGTGCGCCAGGTGACGGTCACCCCCGAACCGATGGCGGCGTTGCTGACCGACATCGTGACGACCGCCCATGGCCGCCGCGTGCGCACGGTGCTGGACCCGGCGTGCGGGACCGGGGCCCTGCTCCTGGCATCGGCCCGGTCGATGTCCGAAGGCGAAGGGCCTCAGCTTTTCGGGCAGGACCGCGATCCCGTACTCGCGGCGTTGGCGGCGGCGCGGCTCGCGATGGCGGGCCTTCCCGCATCCGTCACCGTCGCCGACACGCTGCGTGCGGATGCCCAAGCTGGGGTGCGGGCGGACCTGGTGCTGTGCAATCCGCCGTCGAACGAGCGGGACTGGGGGCATGCGGAGCTCGCCACCGACACCCGCTGGACGTACGGGCTGCCGCCGCGTACCGAGCCGGAACTGGCCTGGGTCCAGCACGCCCTCGCGGCGTTGGCCCCCGGCGGGACGGCCGTGCTGGTTCTTCCTCCGGCTGTGGCCGCCCGTCGGGCGGGGAGGCGGATGCGGGCGAAGCTGTTGCAGGCCGGGGTGCTGCGTGCCGTGATCGCACTGCCGCCGGGGGCTGCGCCGCCGCACGGCGTTGGCCTGCATGTGTGGGTGCTCGCTGTTCCCGGCCCGGAAAACGTGAGCTCGGATCTACTGCTGGTGGACGCCGCACACGGTCTCGATGCCGCCGACATGGGCAAGCCGGGGTTGGACTGGGCTCGGGTGCGGGACTGCGTGCTGGCCGCGCTGCGCGGGGAGCACGCTGCGGGCAGCGTGGCCGTCGCGGTCATCGACCTGCTCGACGACGAGGTCGATCTCACGCCCGCCCGGCACATCCCACGCTCCGACGCGGCCAGCGGACTGGATCTTCGCCACGGGTGGGCCCGGTTCGACAGGCATCTGCGCGAGCTGCGGGACGTGGCGGGCGGCCTGTCAGGGCTGACCCCTTCGAACGGCGAAGGTGCGGGTACGCGCGCGACGGTGGCGGAGCTGGAACGGGCCGAAGCGCTGAAGGTGCTCGCCGGTCAGAGCGTCCCGGAGCACCTCGTGCTGCGCGGGGAGCGGCCCGAGGACGCGGTTCCCGCACTCACCTCTGTCGTACTCGCCAAGGAAACGGGTCACTGGTTGCCCCGGGCGGAGGCCGCGCGGGGTGAGGCCGACGGCACCCTGACGGTGACGGCTTCGCAGGACGTGATCGTCGTCGGTCTCGCCAGGGACTTCAGAGTGAGCGTGGACGACGAGGCACCCTCGGTGCTCGGCCCGCAGCTCTACGCACTGCGCGTTGACCCAGCACTGCTCGATCCCTGGTTCCTGGCGGGTTGTCTGGGTGCGCCCGCCAACGTCCGCCAGGCGGGTACGCATGCCTCCACCTCCTCCCGGGTCGACGTGCGTCGCCTTCAGGTGCCCCGCCTGCCCCTGCGCGAGCAGCAGAAGTACGGGGAAGTTCACCGGAAGGCCGTTTCGTTGGAGCGGGAGGCCCGGGAACTGAGCTCCGCGGCGGGCACGTTGAGCCGGTCGCTGGGCGATTTGATCGCGGAGGGGCGGCTCTCCGGAATGTGA
- a CDS encoding UvrD-helicase domain-containing protein produces MPQLAFANSFWESYDVLEKPVKAGVRKAMQKFQQLTVAELHADKGLHLESVDNSRDPRMRTIRINDFWRGVVLAPDDGSDVFLLVNVVAHDVAYNWAAKRLYTTNSATRALEVRNVVAIEQLTPALEKAAATAPSLLFARYSDSALRHLGIDDQVLRAVRTVIDKPQLEAFETLLPEDQFEVLQYLAEGFDPDDVYRDVVTARRPAAPVSTAEDSLAVVFANTRTRITLVTGPEELTDILEKPFAAWRVFLHPSQRRVAYRSSYNGPVQVTGGPGTGKTVVALHRVKHLLTRSPDSRILLTTYTNALAASLRENLSLLLEGDQQLLGRVEVTTVNAYAHSVVARYDGKAPSAVGEQEEKQVWQRVIKKLGVPWTQQFLMQEYRHVLLGQDLRSLDAYCASRRRGRGSMLPTARRKQLWPAVELFEAMLRERGCATYLQVCRRAGDLLAERAPAFDHVVVDEAQDLHPAQWRVLRAAVAPGNDDLFLTGDPHQRIYDSKVSLGSLGISVAGRTSRLRINYRSTEEILLWSTRILDPVRVEDLGGEGTDDLTGYRSLLHGRRPGTQHHSSENDEVAALVERVEEWIAQGIRPSAIGVCARFNLQLDKAYERLAAAGIPVARVRDNPGPDLAGVRLATMHAMKGLEFRCVAVLGVTSSALPFAREVTSASVDTLQNASDLLRERCLLFVACTRAREALHVSWAGAASEFVPQASEFPSEVSAR; encoded by the coding sequence GTGCCGCAGCTTGCGTTCGCCAACAGTTTCTGGGAGAGCTACGACGTCCTGGAGAAGCCCGTCAAAGCCGGTGTGCGCAAGGCGATGCAGAAGTTCCAGCAACTGACCGTGGCAGAACTGCACGCCGACAAGGGGCTGCATCTGGAGTCCGTCGACAACTCGCGTGACCCGCGCATGCGCACCATCCGGATCAACGACTTCTGGCGCGGAGTCGTCCTGGCACCGGACGACGGCAGCGATGTCTTCCTGCTGGTGAACGTAGTCGCGCACGACGTCGCGTACAACTGGGCGGCCAAGCGGCTCTACACGACGAACTCGGCGACGCGCGCCCTCGAAGTGCGCAACGTAGTGGCCATCGAGCAGCTGACCCCCGCTCTGGAGAAGGCCGCGGCCACGGCCCCCTCCCTGCTCTTCGCCCGGTACTCCGACTCGGCCCTTCGCCACCTGGGCATCGACGACCAGGTGCTGCGGGCCGTACGTACCGTCATCGACAAGCCGCAGTTGGAGGCGTTCGAGACGCTGCTGCCGGAGGACCAGTTCGAGGTGCTCCAGTACCTGGCCGAGGGCTTCGACCCCGACGACGTCTACCGGGACGTCGTCACCGCCCGGCGACCGGCCGCACCGGTGTCGACGGCGGAGGACAGCCTCGCGGTGGTGTTCGCCAACACCAGGACCCGGATCACGCTGGTCACGGGGCCCGAGGAGCTGACCGACATCCTGGAGAAACCCTTCGCGGCGTGGCGGGTGTTCCTCCACCCTTCACAGCGCCGGGTCGCGTACCGGTCCTCGTACAACGGGCCCGTCCAGGTCACGGGCGGCCCGGGGACGGGAAAGACGGTCGTGGCGCTCCACCGCGTCAAACACCTTCTGACGCGCTCGCCCGACTCGCGCATCCTTCTCACCACGTACACGAACGCACTCGCGGCCAGCCTGCGGGAGAACCTCTCGCTGCTCCTCGAAGGGGATCAACAGCTGCTCGGGCGGGTGGAGGTGACCACGGTCAACGCCTACGCGCACTCCGTCGTGGCCCGTTACGACGGCAAGGCACCCAGTGCCGTCGGCGAGCAGGAGGAGAAGCAGGTCTGGCAACGCGTCATCAAAAAGCTCGGTGTGCCCTGGACACAGCAGTTCCTCATGCAGGAGTACCGGCACGTCCTCCTGGGACAGGACCTCCGCTCGCTGGACGCCTACTGCGCATCCCGGCGACGTGGGCGCGGCAGCATGCTGCCGACGGCGCGTCGGAAGCAGCTCTGGCCCGCCGTCGAGCTGTTCGAGGCAATGCTGCGCGAGCGCGGCTGCGCCACGTACCTCCAGGTGTGCCGGCGCGCGGGCGATCTGCTGGCGGAACGGGCACCGGCCTTCGACCACGTGGTGGTGGACGAGGCGCAGGACCTGCACCCCGCACAGTGGCGGGTGCTGCGCGCGGCCGTCGCCCCCGGCAACGACGATCTGTTCCTCACCGGGGACCCCCACCAGCGGATCTACGACTCGAAGGTGTCCTTGGGGTCGCTGGGGATCTCGGTGGCCGGACGAACGAGCCGGCTGCGGATCAACTACCGCAGTACGGAGGAGATCCTGCTGTGGTCGACGCGCATTCTCGACCCGGTGCGGGTCGAGGACCTGGGCGGTGAAGGCACGGATGACCTCACCGGATACCGCTCCCTGCTGCACGGCCGCCGACCCGGGACCCAGCACCACTCCAGCGAGAACGACGAGGTGGCGGCGCTGGTGGAGCGGGTGGAGGAGTGGATCGCGCAGGGCATCCGGCCCTCCGCGATCGGCGTCTGCGCCCGCTTCAACCTCCAGCTCGACAAGGCGTACGAGCGGCTGGCGGCGGCCGGAATCCCGGTGGCCAGGGTCCGGGACAACCCGGGTCCGGATCTGGCAGGGGTCAGGCTGGCCACGATGCACGCGATGAAGGGGCTGGAGTTTCGCTGCGTGGCGGTGCTGGGGGTCACCTCCAGTGCGCTGCCGTTCGCACGGGAGGTCACCTCGGCTTCGGTCGACACCCTGCAGAACGCGTCGGACCTGTTGCGGGAGCGGTGTCTGTTGTTCGTGGCGTGCACCCGGGCAAGAGAGGCGCTCCATGTCTCCTGGGCGGGGGCGGCGAGTGAGTTCGTACCGCAGGCGAGCGAATTCCCATCCGAGGTGTCGGCCCGATAG